One window of Mus caroli chromosome 11, CAROLI_EIJ_v1.1, whole genome shotgun sequence genomic DNA carries:
- the Cep295nl gene encoding protein DDC8 homolog isoform X1: MPLFMSEPRMSGLSSRGLDSSQTVDRNHPGALRGRVAPSHKQCLGLPSPHTLTDGMEMQRDTERAAQLSPSSEDEALVLRQKPLEMPAQEEDSTTLQQWKARQLQRLAEELKAEWQEARLQQVRQAERLYLSHLLDEAAERSVGNDSSVHEQNQRRTAKHTRAKERSRAAFREERGRREEHPRQHPKSRKKAPCSERRSSAKARSPASGEKGKRRRVSSSKNHGGYQGPRVTRRVGVAKLNPFFDGDTDCMEDVQKEFLREGRRPSAKGTHNLRDQSLQGKTTALTQPLLLGPTCKQEAASQEPPSKYNKNLWHKEIESTFEELFNTNRKLKKHLNLHLEQRLKADQNPDEQQSYSEIRSENFGTPREERTEEVEITEESGSPTEVETTEMWSKINLKQILSDTEYPRYQQIAKYPLKSESLVPVKAGTSREQDDLLSLSPESGQEPPKSPLLEDESLKPYLQKQADSVASWMALRQKQKAELEQRRQKTLLELTEHPNMSLEIHYKAELEEERRARRRMRLALLKSNSTGICALPSDRNNLSLDNGLLDEDKQNQMIRDLQQQILEQNKLHQEFLEKARKRLQEFQKSF, translated from the coding sequence AaatgcagagagacacagaacGAGCAGCTCAGCTGAGCCCTTCTTCCGAAGATGAAGCCTTAGTTTTGAGGCAGAAGCCGTTAGAGATGCCAGCCCAAGAGGAGGACAGTACCACTCTGCAGCAGTGGAAAGCACGACAGCTGCAACGCCTGGCTGAGGAGTTAAAGGCAGAGTGGCAGGAGGCCCGGCTGCAGCAGGTCCGACAGGCTGAACGCCTCTATTTATCCCACCTGTTGGACGAGGCAGCTGAGCGGAGTGTGGGAAACGATTCCAGCGTGCATGAACAGAACCAGAGAAGAACAGCAAAACACACGAGGGCTAAAGAGAGAAGCCGAGCAGCATTCAGAGAGGAGCGGGGCCGCAGGGAGGAGCACCCCAGGCAGCACCCCAAGTCCCGGAAAAAGGCACCATGCTCAGAGAGACGCAGTTCTGCCAAAGCCCGGAGCCCAGCCTCTGGTGAGAAGGGTAAAAGGAGACGGGTGTCTTCAAGTAAGAACCACGGTGGCTACCAGGGCCCTCGGGTGACCAGAAGGGTAGGTGTGGCAAAGCTCAACCCATTCTTTGATGGAGACACTGACTGCATGGAGGACGTGCAGAAGGAATTCCTCCGGGAGGGGAGGCGGCCCTCGGCAAAGGGGACTCACAACCTCAGGGACCAGAGCCTACAGGGCAAAACAACAGCCCTAACTCAGCCCTTGCTCCTCGGCCCCACCTGCAAACAAGAGGCTGCATCCCAGGAGCCCCCAAGCAAGTACAACAAGAATCTGTGGCACAAAGAAATCGAATCTACCTTTGAAGAATTGTTTAACACGAATAGGAAGCTGAAGAAGCATTTGAATTTGCACCTGGAACAGAGGCTCAAGGCAGACCAGAATCCAGATGAGCAGCAGAGCTACTCAGAGATTCGGAGTGAGAACTTTGGCACCCCAAGAGAGGAGAGGACGGAGGAGGTAGAAATCACCGAGGAGTCTGGGAGCCCAACCGAGGTGGAGACCACTGAGATGTGGTCCAAAATCAATCTGAAACAGATACTGAGTGACACAGAGTACCCCAGATACCAACAGATAGCAAAGTACCCATTAAAGAGTGAAAGCCTAGTGCCTGTCAAGGCAGGAACATCTAGAGAACAAGATGACTTACTCTCACTAAGCCCAGAGTCAGGACAGGAGCCACCCAAGTCACCTTTGTTGGAGGACGAAAGCCTCAAGCCTTACCTGCAGAAACAGGCAGACTCTGTAGCAAGCTGGATGGCTTTGAGGCAAAAGCAGAAGGCAGAGTTGGAGCAGagaaggcaaaagacactttTGGAGCTGACAGAACACCCCAACATGAGCTTGGAGATCCACTACAAGGCTGAGCTGGAGGAAGAACGCCGGGCGCGTAGACGGATGCGCTTGGCTCTCCTCAAATCTAATTCCACTGGGATCTGTGCCCTGCCCTCTGACCGAAACAACCTGTCCCTGGACAACGGCCTTCTCGATGAGGACAAACAGAACCAGATGATTCGTGACCTCCAGCAGCAGATCTTAGAGCAAAACAAGTTACACCAGGAGTTTTTGGAAAAAGCCAGGAAACGCTTGCAAGAgtttcaaaaatcattttaa
- the Cep295nl gene encoding protein DDC8 homolog isoform X2, protein MQRDTERAAQLSPSSEDEALVLRQKPLEMPAQEEDSTTLQQWKARQLQRLAEELKAEWQEARLQQVRQAERLYLSHLLDEAAERSVGNDSSVHEQNQRRTAKHTRAKERSRAAFREERGRREEHPRQHPKSRKKAPCSERRSSAKARSPASGEKGKRRRVSSSKNHGGYQGPRVTRRVGVAKLNPFFDGDTDCMEDVQKEFLREGRRPSAKGTHNLRDQSLQGKTTALTQPLLLGPTCKQEAASQEPPSKYNKNLWHKEIESTFEELFNTNRKLKKHLNLHLEQRLKADQNPDEQQSYSEIRSENFGTPREERTEEVEITEESGSPTEVETTEMWSKINLKQILSDTEYPRYQQIAKYPLKSESLVPVKAGTSREQDDLLSLSPESGQEPPKSPLLEDESLKPYLQKQADSVASWMALRQKQKAELEQRRQKTLLELTEHPNMSLEIHYKAELEEERRARRRMRLALLKSNSTGICALPSDRNNLSLDNGLLDEDKQNQMIRDLQQQILEQNKLHQEFLEKARKRLQEFQKSF, encoded by the coding sequence atgcagagagacacagaacGAGCAGCTCAGCTGAGCCCTTCTTCCGAAGATGAAGCCTTAGTTTTGAGGCAGAAGCCGTTAGAGATGCCAGCCCAAGAGGAGGACAGTACCACTCTGCAGCAGTGGAAAGCACGACAGCTGCAACGCCTGGCTGAGGAGTTAAAGGCAGAGTGGCAGGAGGCCCGGCTGCAGCAGGTCCGACAGGCTGAACGCCTCTATTTATCCCACCTGTTGGACGAGGCAGCTGAGCGGAGTGTGGGAAACGATTCCAGCGTGCATGAACAGAACCAGAGAAGAACAGCAAAACACACGAGGGCTAAAGAGAGAAGCCGAGCAGCATTCAGAGAGGAGCGGGGCCGCAGGGAGGAGCACCCCAGGCAGCACCCCAAGTCCCGGAAAAAGGCACCATGCTCAGAGAGACGCAGTTCTGCCAAAGCCCGGAGCCCAGCCTCTGGTGAGAAGGGTAAAAGGAGACGGGTGTCTTCAAGTAAGAACCACGGTGGCTACCAGGGCCCTCGGGTGACCAGAAGGGTAGGTGTGGCAAAGCTCAACCCATTCTTTGATGGAGACACTGACTGCATGGAGGACGTGCAGAAGGAATTCCTCCGGGAGGGGAGGCGGCCCTCGGCAAAGGGGACTCACAACCTCAGGGACCAGAGCCTACAGGGCAAAACAACAGCCCTAACTCAGCCCTTGCTCCTCGGCCCCACCTGCAAACAAGAGGCTGCATCCCAGGAGCCCCCAAGCAAGTACAACAAGAATCTGTGGCACAAAGAAATCGAATCTACCTTTGAAGAATTGTTTAACACGAATAGGAAGCTGAAGAAGCATTTGAATTTGCACCTGGAACAGAGGCTCAAGGCAGACCAGAATCCAGATGAGCAGCAGAGCTACTCAGAGATTCGGAGTGAGAACTTTGGCACCCCAAGAGAGGAGAGGACGGAGGAGGTAGAAATCACCGAGGAGTCTGGGAGCCCAACCGAGGTGGAGACCACTGAGATGTGGTCCAAAATCAATCTGAAACAGATACTGAGTGACACAGAGTACCCCAGATACCAACAGATAGCAAAGTACCCATTAAAGAGTGAAAGCCTAGTGCCTGTCAAGGCAGGAACATCTAGAGAACAAGATGACTTACTCTCACTAAGCCCAGAGTCAGGACAGGAGCCACCCAAGTCACCTTTGTTGGAGGACGAAAGCCTCAAGCCTTACCTGCAGAAACAGGCAGACTCTGTAGCAAGCTGGATGGCTTTGAGGCAAAAGCAGAAGGCAGAGTTGGAGCAGagaaggcaaaagacactttTGGAGCTGACAGAACACCCCAACATGAGCTTGGAGATCCACTACAAGGCTGAGCTGGAGGAAGAACGCCGGGCGCGTAGACGGATGCGCTTGGCTCTCCTCAAATCTAATTCCACTGGGATCTGTGCCCTGCCCTCTGACCGAAACAACCTGTCCCTGGACAACGGCCTTCTCGATGAGGACAAACAGAACCAGATGATTCGTGACCTCCAGCAGCAGATCTTAGAGCAAAACAAGTTACACCAGGAGTTTTTGGAAAAAGCCAGGAAACGCTTGCAAGAgtttcaaaaatcattttaa